From the Methanobacteriales archaeon HGW-Methanobacteriales-1 genome, the window CATTTTCAATGTCCACTCCAGAGTCAGGCTCATCAAACATGATAAAATCAGGTTTTTGAGCAAGAAGCTGTAATATTTCAGATCTTTTAACTTCTCCACCAGAAAATCCTAAATTAACATCCCTATCCAGGAAATTTTCATCTAATTTCATTTTATAGGCCAGTTTCATCATTTCGGGACTAAGTTCTTCATCATCAGGGTTTTGACCACTTTCAACCTTTAAAAGGTCCATTAAACGGACTCCTCTAATGGCTGGAGGGTTCTGAAAGCTCACGCCAACACCTTTTTTAACCCTTTCTGTAGTATTGAGATCGGTTATATTTTCTCCTTTGAATAGAATTTCTCCATTAGTAACTTTATATTTAGGAAATCCTAAAATTGTCATAAATAGAGTACTCTTTCCGGAACCATTGGGACCCAGTAAAACATGGGTTTCACCCTCATCAATATACAAATCGATATCTTTTAGAACTTTTTTTCCACTAACTTCAACTGCCAGGTCGTTTATTTCCAATAGCAGTTTAACCACCACCTTTAGATTTTCGATGAAATTCAATTAAATAGAATTCAACGATATATAGTATGGAATAAGTTTAATAAATAAATATCATGAAAAAAGTTTAAATTCATCTTAAACGCAAAAAATTGGAATGAAATTGAAAAACATGATTAGTTTGTATCAATGGAATAGAAATTTTTATTTAATTAATTTCAAGACAAGTATTAGGATATTTTAAGATAATTTGTAATTATTATTTTAATATTTTAGACTTTAGGCT encodes:
- the sufC gene encoding Fe-S cluster assembly ATPase SufC; amino-acid sequence: MLLEINDLAVEVSGKKVLKDIDLYIDEGETHVLLGPNGSGKSTLFMTILGFPKYKVTNGEILFKGENITDLNTTERVKKGVGVSFQNPPAIRGVRLMDLLKVESGQNPDDEELSPEMMKLAYKMKLDENFLDRDVNLGFSGGEVKRSEILQLLAQKPDFIMFDEPDSGVDIENVELLAEEINILLDKDKKPGLRKNSGLLITHLGYILNFVKADTAHVLMDGRIACSGNPSEIIEDIRKEGFKGCVQCCGIH